The Gammaproteobacteria bacterium genome segment TCGGCATGCAGCTGGATCCGAATACGTTTCTCGACGCCCCCGCCGGGGTTGCGCTGGTGCTCGCCGGCCTGCTTCTCGCCAAGCCGTTGATCCTGGCGCCCCTGGTGAGGTTTTTCGGCCAGACGATGAACGATTCATGGCGGGTCGCCGTCTGTCTAGCGCAAGGTGGTGAATTCGGACTGCTGGTGGTATCGAGCGCCCTGGTCTCGGGTCTCTTCCCAGCGTCCGTGGTTCAACCTGTACTGGGCGGACTGATCCTGAGCATGGCAGCCGCACCGGTATTCCTGCATTTCAATCGGCAGATCGCAGGAAAGCTGTCCCTGACTCATGTGCCGTTCCGGCAACTCGACGCCGAGGCTCATATTGCCGAGTCCGGCCGGGGATTCGATCGTCACGTGATCATCTGCGGCTATGGCCGGCTCGGTCAGAACCTGATGCAGATCCTGACCGATGAGGGTATCCCCGCCCTGGCGCTGGACCTGGATCCCGAGCGGATTCGACAGGCCTCTGCCGCCGGGGAACCGGTATTGTTCGGCAATGCGGTGCAACCCGGGATTCTGCGGGCCGCCGGGATCGACCGAGCGCGGGCGCTTGCGGTCACGATGGACGATGCCGGTCTGGCCGAGCGTATCGTCGGTCATGTCCGAGGGCTTGGTTCCGACGTGCCGGTGCTGGTACGCAGCCGTCGAGGGCGCGACGACGAACGACTGATAGAGGCCGGTGCCACGATCTTTCCGGAGGGACTGGAAACCAGCCTCGCGTTCGCCGGCCAGTTGCTGATCATGCTCGATGTGCCGCCTTCCCGGGTGATAGAACGGCTGAGCGTGGTCCGCGCCGAGAACTATGCGCCGCTTCGGGCGTTCTTTCATGACACCGCGCTGGGCAGATCAGCGAAACAGGGGCGGGATTATCCCGAACGGTTGGAGTCGTTCATCGTCACCGAGGGCCACTACGCGAGCGGGCGTACTCCTCAGGAACTGCATCTAGAGGATCGCGCTGTCGAACTCATTGACGTCCGTCACGGTGCGATCAGGGTGCCGGGCCGACTGGTGGATACCCGTTTGAGAGCAGGTGACGTGCTGGTGCTCAAGGGCG includes the following:
- a CDS encoding cation:proton antiporter encodes the protein VVVLVIATMLVALCQRFGLSPILGYLTCGVLVGPSGLDWLPHGAATRLLAELGVVLLMFTIGLEFSLPRLLAGRRMVLGLGSAQMLFTASILGLVAFVLGFQAVEAVVLGGALALSSTAIVLKQLGEQMELPAPHGRLVTGILLFQDIAAVLLLAVLPVLVADPVGLSAALGWVVAKAVLVFLTLVLMGRRLLPRFLHWVAGTRSPELFMMTALVLAVSAAGLSALADLSPTLGAFMAGMLLGETVFRHQVEADIRPFRDLMLGLFFATIGMQLDPNTFLDAPAGVALVLAGLLLAKPLILAPLVRFFGQTMNDSWRVAVCLAQGGEFGLLVVSSALVSGLFPASVVQPVLGGLILSMAAAPVFLHFNRQIAGKLSLTHVPFRQLDAEAHIAESGRGFDRHVIICGYGRLGQNLMQILTDEGIPALALDLDPERIRQASAAGEPVLFGNAVQPGILRAAGIDRARALAVTMDDAGLAERIVGHVRGLGSDVPVLVRSRRGRDDERLIEAGATIFPEGLETSLAFAGQLLIMLDVPPSRVIERLSVVRAENYAPLRAFFHDTALGRSAKQGRDYPERLESFIVTEGHYASGRTPQELHLEDRAVELIDVRHGAIRVPGRLVDTRLRAGDVLVLKGDREALEEATAFLMGGVR